The Anolis carolinensis isolate JA03-04 chromosome 1, rAnoCar3.1.pri, whole genome shotgun sequence genome window below encodes:
- the lgals3 gene encoding galectin-3 isoform X2, which yields MSDGFSLSDALSGSNNPNPNAQPSWPGQPGGYPGAPGAYPGAPGAYPGAPGAYPGAPGAFPGAYPGAPGAYPGAPGAYPGGPSAPGAYPGGPPAPGGYPSAPGVVSPGASGMYPSPGQPPSGSGAQPTAPQTGPGYGSPGGSSAPMKVPCDIPLHSGLVPRLLITIVGTVNQRPNKIQVDLKKGNDIAFHFNPRFNEDNRKVIVCNTMVNNGWGKEDRTAPRFPFEAGKPFKIQILCEADNLKIAVNDAHLMQYNHRIKELNKINKLCIGGDITLTSVTPTMI from the exons ATGTCTGACGGATTTTCG CTCTCCGATGCCCTGTCAGGGTCCAACAACCCCAACCCGAATGCACAGCCTTCTTGGCCAGGTCAGCCGGGGGGATACCCAGGAGCGCCAGGCGCATACCCAGGAGCACCAG GCGCATACCCAGGAGCACCGGGCGCATATCCAGGAGCACCAGGCGCCTTCCCAGGAGCTTATCCAGGAGCACCGGGCGCATACCCAGGAGCGCCGGGCGCATACCCTGGAGGCCCATCAGCCCCTGGCGCTTACCCCGGGGGTCCCCCGGCTCCAGGCGGATATCCCAGCGCACCAGGGGTTGTCTCGCCCGGAGCATCGGGAATGTATCCCTCTCCTGGGCAGCCACCAAGCGGTTCTGGAGCACAGCCGACTGCCCCACAGACTGGACCGGGATATGGGAGTCCTGGAGGCTCTTCTGCTCCAATG AAGGTTCCCTGCGATATACCTCTTCATTCTGGGCTCGTCCCTCGCTTGTTAATAACCATCGTTGGAACAGTGAATCAGAGACCAAACAA GATCCAGGTGGATTTGAAGAAAGGGAACGACATCGCCTTCCATTTCAATCCCCGGTTCAATGAGGACAACCGGAAAGTGATTGTCTGCAACACGATGGTGAACAACGGATGGGGAAAGGAAGACAGGACAGCTCCAAGGTTCCCTTTTGAGGCCGGCAAGCCATTCAAG ATCCAGATCTTGTGTGAAGCGGATAATTTGAAGATCGCCGTCAACGACGCGCACTTGATGCAATACAACCACCGTATCAAAGAGCTGAACAAGATCAACAAGCTGTGCATCGGTGGAGACATCACCCTCACCAGCGTCACCCCAACCATGATCTAA
- the lgals3 gene encoding galectin-3 isoform X1, which produces MSDGFSLSDALSGSNNPNPNAQPSWPGQPGGYPGAPGAYPGAPGAYPGAPGAYPGAPGAYPGAPGAYPGAPGAFPGAYPGAPGAYPGAPGAYPGGPSAPGAYPGGPPAPGGYPSAPGVVSPGASGMYPSPGQPPSGSGAQPTAPQTGPGYGSPGGSSAPMKVPCDIPLHSGLVPRLLITIVGTVNQRPNKIQVDLKKGNDIAFHFNPRFNEDNRKVIVCNTMVNNGWGKEDRTAPRFPFEAGKPFKIQILCEADNLKIAVNDAHLMQYNHRIKELNKINKLCIGGDITLTSVTPTMI; this is translated from the exons ATGTCTGACGGATTTTCG CTCTCCGATGCCCTGTCAGGGTCCAACAACCCCAACCCGAATGCACAGCCTTCTTGGCCAGGTCAGCCGGGGGGATACCCAGGAGCGCCAGGCGCATACCCAGGAGCACCAGGCGCATACCCAGGAGCGCCAGGCGCATACCCAGGAGCACCAGGCGCATACCCAGGAGCACCGGGCGCATATCCAGGAGCACCAGGCGCCTTCCCAGGAGCTTATCCAGGAGCACCGGGCGCATACCCAGGAGCGCCGGGCGCATACCCTGGAGGCCCATCAGCCCCTGGCGCTTACCCCGGGGGTCCCCCGGCTCCAGGCGGATATCCCAGCGCACCAGGGGTTGTCTCGCCCGGAGCATCGGGAATGTATCCCTCTCCTGGGCAGCCACCAAGCGGTTCTGGAGCACAGCCGACTGCCCCACAGACTGGACCGGGATATGGGAGTCCTGGAGGCTCTTCTGCTCCAATG AAGGTTCCCTGCGATATACCTCTTCATTCTGGGCTCGTCCCTCGCTTGTTAATAACCATCGTTGGAACAGTGAATCAGAGACCAAACAA GATCCAGGTGGATTTGAAGAAAGGGAACGACATCGCCTTCCATTTCAATCCCCGGTTCAATGAGGACAACCGGAAAGTGATTGTCTGCAACACGATGGTGAACAACGGATGGGGAAAGGAAGACAGGACAGCTCCAAGGTTCCCTTTTGAGGCCGGCAAGCCATTCAAG ATCCAGATCTTGTGTGAAGCGGATAATTTGAAGATCGCCGTCAACGACGCGCACTTGATGCAATACAACCACCGTATCAAAGAGCTGAACAAGATCAACAAGCTGTGCATCGGTGGAGACATCACCCTCACCAGCGTCACCCCAACCATGATCTAA